AGGCTTCCAGCCCTACACGTTTCACGGGATTGTTGGTGAGCAGGCGCATCTTGTGGATGCCTATTTCGCGCAGGATTTGTGCGCCTACGCCATAATCGCGCTCATCGGCTTGATGTCCGAGGCAGATGTTGGCGTCTACGGTATCCATGCCTTCTTCCTGAAGCTTATAGGCTTTCATCTTTTCCATCAGCCCGATGCCGCGCCCTTCCTGAATGAGGTAGATGACGGCGCCTTTACCTTCTTTTTCTATCATTTGCATGGCTTTATGAAGCTGGTCTCCGCAATCGCACCGCAGCGAACCGAAGATGTCGCCCGTAGCACACGATGAATGTACACGCACCAGTACCGGCTCGTCCGGTCCGAACTCTCCTTTTATTAATGCCACGTGTTCCAGTCCGTTGCTTTTTTGGCGGAAAGGAATCAGCCGGAAGTGCCCGTATTCGGTAGGCATGTCTACCTCTACGCCTTTCTCTACTAACGATTCCTGTTTCAGGCGGTATGCGATGAGGTCGGCGATGGAGATGAGCTTGAAGCCGTACAGGTCTGCCATTTGGCGTAATTCGGGAAGGCGCGCCATGGTGCCGTCTTCGTTCATCACTTCCATGAGGGCGGCGGCAGGGTAAAGGCCGGCAAGCTTGGCAAGGTCGATGCTGGCTTCTGTATGTCCGGCACGGCGGAGCACACCTTTATCTTGTGCGTAAAGCGGGTTGATATGTCCGGGACGTCCAAAGGTTTCCGGGGTCGATGAAGGGTCGGCAAGGGCGCGGATGGTGGCGGCACGGTCGGCTGCAGAAACGCCTGTGCTGCATCCTTCCAGCTTGTCGATGGTCACCGTAAACGGGGTTCCTAAGACTGAAGTATTGTTTGCCACTTGATGGGGCAAATCCAGTTCTTTGCAGCGGGAGAGCGTAATCGGCGCGCAAAGCACTCCGCGTGCGTGCTTCAGCATAAAGTTTACTTTTTCGGGCGTAATCAGCTCTGCGGCAATAATCAGGTCGCCTTCATTCTCGCGGTCTTCATCGTCTACGACGATAACAAACTCGCCTTTGCGGAAGTCTTCTATCGCTTCCTCTACCGTATTTAGCTTTATCTTGTCCATATTATTATGATTGTAAATGATAGTATTGTTGGTCTTTTATTCGTTCTACGATTTGTCCGTTTGTCTTTATAATCGTTTTCAAGTCTTTTTCCAGCCGTATCCGGAAACGCCAGATGTTCAGGTATACCAG
The Phocaeicola salanitronis DSM 18170 genome window above contains:
- a CDS encoding bifunctional 3,4-dihydroxy-2-butanone-4-phosphate synthase/GTP cyclohydrolase II, with translation MDKIKLNTVEEAIEDFRKGEFVIVVDDEDRENEGDLIIAAELITPEKVNFMLKHARGVLCAPITLSRCKELDLPHQVANNTSVLGTPFTVTIDKLEGCSTGVSAADRAATIRALADPSSTPETFGRPGHINPLYAQDKGVLRRAGHTEASIDLAKLAGLYPAAALMEVMNEDGTMARLPELRQMADLYGFKLISIADLIAYRLKQESLVEKGVEVDMPTEYGHFRLIPFRQKSNGLEHVALIKGEFGPDEPVLVRVHSSCATGDIFGSLRCDCGDQLHKAMQMIEKEGKGAVIYLIQEGRGIGLMEKMKAYKLQEEGMDTVDANICLGHQADERDYGVGAQILREIGIHKMRLLTNNPVKRVGLEAYGLEIVENVPIEVTPNPYNERYLHTKKDRMGHTLHFKN